The segment CGATCAATTCGCGTACTTTAATCCCTTCTGGTACCAGGTGTTGTTGCGGGAGAAAAGCCAATTCTTGGGCATATTCTTTAGGGCTTTTTTGCCAAATATCCTGACCTTTATGGGTGATTGAGCCTTGCTTCGGTTTAAGCAAGCGAGCCACCGCTTTTAATGTGGTGGACTTACAGCAACCATTTGGGCCGATTAACGCAATCACTTTATTTTTCGGGAATTTTAGCGACAGATTTTTAACCACGAGTTTATCTTGATAACCTAAAGATAAATTATTGATTTCAATGCTCATTATTTAGTTCTCATCAATAAGTAGAAGAAATATGGCGCACCGATAATCGCGGTCAGAATACCTGCCGGCAGTTCCGTTGGTGGGTCAATCACCCGCGCCAAAATATCCGAAAGTTGTAATAAGAGGGCGCCAATAATCAAGGCTGCCGGTAATAGGGTGCGATGTCTGCCACCGACTAAACGACGAGCAAGATGCGGCGCAACTAAGCCTAAAAAGGCAATCGGACCACAAATTGCCACGGCTGTAGTGGAAAGGGCCACCGCTAGCACTAAAACGCTAATTTGCACTTTATTTACCGTCACGCCCAAGGTGGAGGCTTTGTTTTCACCTAAACCAAGGGTGTCGAGATCGCGACAGAAAATAAATGGCAAGGGTAGCAATACCACTAACCATGGCAATACCACATTTAAATAAGACCAGCTGCGCCCCCATAGGCTTCCTGTAAGCCATAACATTGCCGTATTGATCTCGACCGGATTGGTAAGCATCAGATAATGACTAATGGCTGCCCACAATGCGGAAAGTGCGACCCCAATGATTGCCATTTTGATAGGGCGGAAGTTAAAACCGCACACGATCCATAAAATGACAAAAGAGAGCACACCGCCTAAAAAGGCAAAAATTGGCATCCAGTAAAATGCTAAGTTTGGTAGGAACATCAATACCGAAACAGCAACCAACCCCGCCGCATTGTTAATCCCTAAAATATCGGGAGAAGCAAGCGGATTACGCACTACGCTTTGCACTAACACACCAGAAATTGCTAAGGCGCCGCCTAATAAAATCGCTAATACTGCACGGGGTAGGCGATATTCCATCAAGGTAAAATAGTTTTTATCGTCAGGCTGAAAGGCCGCCCAAATTTCCTCAAAAGAAAGCGTATAAGTGCCAAGGCGAATACTCAACCCAAAGAGTAGTACCATCAGACTGAGCGTGACGACATAAAAGCCGATAGCGCGAAAAGATACATGAGAAGCTCGCATTAGTGTCTTCCTCTGGCAAATAATACAAAGACTGGCGCACCGATTAAGGCAAGCACCGCACCAGCAGGCACTTCGCTAGGGAAGTTCACCGCACGGGCAATGGTATCTGCAGCGAGCATTAAAATTGCGCCGAGTAACATCGCCATCGGGAGTGATTTTCGCAAGTCATAACCAATCCAATAGCGGGCAAGATGGGGCACGAGTAAGCCAATAAAAGCAACTGGGCCAGCAACACTCACGCTTGAGCCCACAATCAATAACGCCATGATATTAGCGTACCAACGTAAACGAAAGAGATTGATGCCTAGGGAACGAGCGGATTCATCGCTTAAATTGAGTAAATTCAAACGACTAGCAAAGAATAGACAGAAAAGAGCGGTTAAAATAAAGAACGGAAATAACGTCAATAATTCATTCCAACGCGCATGTGCAATGCCGCCAGCTAGCCAACTCATAATACCGAAGGCATGATCTTCCGCGATAATCAGCACCAATTTCGTGAGCGCGGCACAAAGTAGTGATACGGCAATCCCCGCTAAAATCACTCGGCTACGATCCCCACTGTTGTCTTTCCAACCATTGCTGATCAGCATTACCACAAACCAACTCAGACCGCCGCCGATACTAGCCACTAAAGCAATGCTATAACCAGAAAGAATCAAAGGGCTAAAAGCACTGGCGGTCACCATTGCAAGACTAGCGCCTGAGTTCACGCTGAGTAGTGTAGGCGAGGCAAGCGGATTGCGCGTAATGGTTTGTAACAACGCCCCTGCCACCGCAAGATTGGCACCTAAAATCATGCCAACTAATGCACGCGGTAGGCGTAAATCGGTTACCGTAATTTTGGCAATTTCGTCGCCATCGGGGAGGAACGCTTGTAACGCTGCAAGCGGTCGAATTTCGATGGGATAATACAAAAACAGGCTTCCCCATAATAGGAAAGCCAGAATGATAAGGGGAAGTCCCCAACGGAAAGTGGACTTCATCATTATTTTTGTTTCACGAAACCTTCAATTTGTTTCGCCATAATTTTGCTCGCTTCTAAGCCACGACCACGAGCCCACATGTCCGAGTCAACGCTGTAAACATGGTTTGCTTTGACGGCAGGAATGGCTTTCCAAAGTGGCTCAGCTTCCCATTTGCGGGCAATACTTTCATCACGATAATGGGCGATGAACAAGTATTCCGGTTTTTCCATTACTAATTGTTCAAGGTTGATTTCTACGAAAGATTGATCACTATTGAGTTTAGTTGGGGCAAAACCTAATGTCGTTAAGAAACTACCCACATAGCCATTGTCATTTTGGATATTAAATTTATCTTCTCGGGAAGTACCAAATGAGGCTTTTTTGCCTTGCACACCTAAATTTTTTGCGATGTTGGCAATGTAATCATTATGTTCATTGATTTTTGCTTTCATTTCGCTACTTTTACCGACTAAATCACCAATTTTCTGCGCGGTTTCAAGATTTTCTTGGTAGCTTTCATGACGGGAATCAAACATCACCGTTGGCGCGATTTTTTTCAATTCTTCAAATACTGCAGTATGGCGAGATGGATCAGCAATAATTAAATCGGGTTTGAGAGAAGCAATCACTTCAAGACTCGGTTGAGAACGCGTGCCAACGGATTGCCATGCAGCAATTTTTTCGCGCACTTGCGGCAGAATACGATCGACTTTGTTGTCGTCAGCCACACCTACTGGGCTTACACCGACTTGGGCTAAAGCATCCACAAAAGAATATTCCAATGCCACAACACGGCTTGGGGTTTTATCAAGGATAAATCCACCTTTCGCATCTTTAACCGTCACGGCGCTAGCGAATGCGGATACCATTAATAATGCGGAAGCTAAAGTAGTTTTGAATAATTTTTTCATGTTGTGTCCTCAATAATAAAAAGCATTTGGATTATACACTCAAACAATGTTATTGAGAATAGTTATATTTTAGCTATTTGGTCGGATTTCTCTATTTTGCCCGCATTCTAGCAAGTAAACTGACGGCAATAATAATAACTAATGAACCGATCCAGAAATTTAGGCTTGGTACGTTATCCCAGAATAACCAGTCACAGATACTGGAAAAAATGACACCGGTAAAAGCAAAAGGCGTAATGACATTGGCAGGCGCGTATTTAAAGGCGCGAGTGAGTAATAATTGGAAAATAAGACCGAATCCACCCACTAAAAGCAGTAATGTGAATCCATGTAGTGTTGGTATTTTCCATTGAGCAATAAAAAAGAGCGGCAACAAAATCGAGCCTAATAAGTGAAAGTAAAACACGATATTTTTAGGTGAGTTGTGTTTATTGAGTTCTTGTAAACTGATAAACGCCATCGCAGCCAAGACGGCAGCACCTAAGGCATAGCCTACATGGATAGGGTTGATATTCATTGAGCCGTTGGTCAGCATAATGATGGATACACCAATAAACCCCATAAAACTGCAAGCTAATACTTTTAATGGCGTTCTGACTTTAAAGAAAAACAGCAATAAAGGCACAAAAAGTGCGGACGTATTCATCAATAAAATCGCAATAGAAATCGGTAAATATTTAATGGCGTAGAAGGTTAGCAACATACTGGCAATGCCGGCTAGATTACGCAAAATGAGAAATTTCCATTGCGACATATCGACTTTGAAATCCCCATCTTTAATCAAAAAGGGTAAGAGAAAAACAAAACCAATAAAGAAGCGGGAAAATAAAATTTCACTGGACGGTAATTCATCAGAGGCGTATTTTACAAATACACCCATTAAGGCAATGCTGATGTAAGCTAACACCATACAAACAACAGCTTTTTGATAATTATTGCGGAGATGTATGTTTGGCATAAAGGTTCCTTGCACAAAGTGCGGTAAAAAATTGCCTTATTTTGTAAGAAAATGGGCTTGTCTTCGTCTAATGAAATGCAAGCTGAA is part of the Haemophilus parainfluenzae ATCC 33392 genome and harbors:
- the fecD gene encoding Fe(3+) dicitrate ABC transporter permease subunit FecD → MRASHVSFRAIGFYVVTLSLMVLLFGLSIRLGTYTLSFEEIWAAFQPDDKNYFTLMEYRLPRAVLAILLGGALAISGVLVQSVVRNPLASPDILGINNAAGLVAVSVLMFLPNLAFYWMPIFAFLGGVLSFVILWIVCGFNFRPIKMAIIGVALSALWAAISHYLMLTNPVEINTAMLWLTGSLWGRSWSYLNVVLPWLVVLLPLPFIFCRDLDTLGLGENKASTLGVTVNKVQISVLVLAVALSTTAVAICGPIAFLGLVAPHLARRLVGGRHRTLLPAALIIGALLLQLSDILARVIDPPTELPAGILTAIIGAPYFFYLLMRTK
- the fecC gene encoding iron-dicitrate ABC transporter permease FecC — protein: MMKSTFRWGLPLIILAFLLWGSLFLYYPIEIRPLAALQAFLPDGDEIAKITVTDLRLPRALVGMILGANLAVAGALLQTITRNPLASPTLLSVNSGASLAMVTASAFSPLILSGYSIALVASIGGGLSWFVVMLISNGWKDNSGDRSRVILAGIAVSLLCAALTKLVLIIAEDHAFGIMSWLAGGIAHARWNELLTLFPFFILTALFCLFFASRLNLLNLSDESARSLGINLFRLRWYANIMALLIVGSSVSVAGPVAFIGLLVPHLARYWIGYDLRKSLPMAMLLGAILMLAADTIARAVNFPSEVPAGAVLALIGAPVFVLFARGRH
- a CDS encoding Fe(3+) dicitrate ABC transporter substrate-binding protein; this encodes MKKLFKTTLASALLMVSAFASAVTVKDAKGGFILDKTPSRVVALEYSFVDALAQVGVSPVGVADDNKVDRILPQVREKIAAWQSVGTRSQPSLEVIASLKPDLIIADPSRHTAVFEELKKIAPTVMFDSRHESYQENLETAQKIGDLVGKSSEMKAKINEHNDYIANIAKNLGVQGKKASFGTSREDKFNIQNDNGYVGSFLTTLGFAPTKLNSDQSFVEINLEQLVMEKPEYLFIAHYRDESIARKWEAEPLWKAIPAVKANHVYSVDSDMWARGRGLEASKIMAKQIEGFVKQK
- a CDS encoding DMT family transporter gives rise to the protein MPNIHLRNNYQKAVVCMVLAYISIALMGVFVKYASDELPSSEILFSRFFIGFVFLLPFLIKDGDFKVDMSQWKFLILRNLAGIASMLLTFYAIKYLPISIAILLMNTSALFVPLLLFFFKVRTPLKVLACSFMGFIGVSIIMLTNGSMNINPIHVGYALGAAVLAAMAFISLQELNKHNSPKNIVFYFHLLGSILLPLFFIAQWKIPTLHGFTLLLLVGGFGLIFQLLLTRAFKYAPANVITPFAFTGVIFSSICDWLFWDNVPSLNFWIGSLVIIIAVSLLARMRAK